A genomic stretch from Candidatus Omnitrophota bacterium includes:
- a CDS encoding BrnT family toxin, translating to MEGNERLARCTGFDWDKGNLLKNWHRHRVTASECEQVFFNQPLILASDEKHSQRESRYFGLGRTEAGRLLFVVFTIRGQLIRIISARDMNRKERMVYNVS from the coding sequence ATGGAAGGAAACGAACGATTAGCGAGATGCACGGGATTCGATTGGGATAAGGGCAACCTCCTCAAAAACTGGCATCGTCATCGCGTTACAGCCTCGGAGTGCGAACAAGTATTCTTCAACCAACCGCTAATACTCGCATCGGACGAAAAGCACTCCCAACGAGAATCCCGGTATTTCGGACTCGGCCGCACGGAGGCCGGCCGGTTGCTCTTTGTCGTCTTCACAATCCGCGGACAACTCATCCGCATTATCTCGGCGCGCGATATGAATCGGAAAGAAAGGATGGTTTACAACGTCTCATGA